A genomic window from Rattus norvegicus strain BN/NHsdMcwi chromosome 9, GRCr8, whole genome shotgun sequence includes:
- the LOC134480302 gene encoding large ribosomal subunit protein eL21-like, with translation MTNTKGKRRGTRYMFSRPFRKHGVIPLATYMRIYKKGDIVDIKGMGTVQKGMPHKCYHGKTGRVYNVTQHAVGIIVNKQVKGKILAKRINVRIEHIKHSKSRDSFLKRVKENDQKEKEAKEKGTWVQLKRQPAPPREAHFVRTNGKEPELLGPTPYRLMV, from the coding sequence atgacgaacacaaaaggaaagaggaggggtactcggtatatgttctctagaccttttaggaaacatggagtcattcctttggccacatacatgcgaatctacaagaagggtgatattgtagacatcaagggaatgggcactgttcaaaaaggaatgccccataagtgttaccatggcaaaaccggaagagtctacaatgtcacccagcatgccgtgggcatcattgtaaacaagcaagttaaaggcaagattctggccaagaggatcaatgtgcgaattgagcacatcaagcactcgaagagcagagacagcttcctgaagcgggtgaaggagaacgatcagaaggaaaaggaagccaaagagaagggcacctgggttcagctgaagcgccaACCTGCACCtcccagagaagcccactttgtgaggactaacgggaaggagcctgagctgctggggCCCACTCCATACAGACTCATGGTCTAA